The Armatimonadia bacterium DNA segment GCCGCTCATGCTGACCCCGCCAATGCCGGCGAAGAACACGTGTTGGTTTTTGTCCAGTTCCATAGCAGTAACGGCGGAGACCAGGCTTCCGCCAGGGCCACGGCAGCATAGGTGTATCACACAAGAGGGCACGTCGCCGCACACGGCAGACGGCTGCCCGGAGATCCATTGTAGACCAGCCCTCCGGGAGTGGCAAGCGGCATTGCGGTCCGGCGGCAGGGCCGTTAGGTCTCGGCCCTGGCTTTGGCCACTTCCTCGAGGATCGCAGCGATTCGCTCGGCAGCATCAGGCTGCGAAGCCAGTCTAGCTGCTTCCCGCATCGCCAGCAGCTTCACCCGGTCCGCCTGGAGTTCACTGACCCGATCCAGCAGCCACTGCGCGGTGAGGTCGGCATTGTCCACCACAAGGGCCGCTCCTCTGTCGACCAGAGGGGCCGCATTGAGCTTCTGATGCGCCGCCGCGTAAGGATACGGCACGATCAGCATCGGCAGGCCCAGGACGCTCATCTCGGCCAGACTGCTGGCGCCGCCGCGAGTGAGGGCAAGATCGGCGGCGGCGATCGGCACCCAGGGCTCCTCATGGAAGGCGAGACACTGGTAGCGAGGGGTGTCGCCCACGGCCTCTGAGGCCTTGCGAGCGATGTCCTCGTAGTCCAGCGAGCCGGTCAAGTGCAGCACATGTACGTCCGGCAGCTCCAGAAGGCGCGGCAAGGCCTCGACCGTGGCGTAGTTCAGTGTACGAGCGCCCTGGCTGCCGCCGGAGACAAGCAAGACGAAGGCCTCCGGGGCGATCCCGAGCTGTGCCCGGGACGCCTCCGTGGTGGTCTGGAGGAACTCGCGACGCACCGGCTGCCCGGTGACCGTGGTCTTCTCGGGTGGGAACTGTGCCGCCGCTACCTCGTAGTGCGTGGTGATCCGCGTAGCCCAGCGAGCAAGAAGCCTGTTCGCACGGTCGGGATGGGCGTCGGAGGCGTGGCAGACCGTCGGGATGTGAAGTTGCGAGGCCGCCAGAATCCCGGCTACGCTCACATAGCCTCCGGCACCAAACACCACATCCGGCTTGAACTCGCGCAGGATCGGGAGACACCGCCGAGCGCTCTGCCACAGAGCCCAGAGCGCGGCCAGCGACTTCAGCGACAGACCGTAGGGGAAGGGCCGGGCAGGGATCAGCCGGTGCGGCAGATGGTGCTCGGTGAGGATCTTGCTGTCCAGGCGGCCTTCAGCGCCGATGAAGAGCACCTCAGCGCCCGTATCGGCCACCAGTCTCTGGGCAACAGCAACGGAGGGGAACAGATGCCCGGCTGTACCCCCTCCCATCAGAATCGCACGCACGCGTTACTCTTCCCTTTCGAGGGGCTTGTATCGGGAGATTGACAGGACGATCCCCGCCGCCATCATCGAGGAGAGCAGGCTACTGCCGCCATAGCTGATGAAGGGCAGCGTCAGCCCGGTGCAGGGGACGGAGACGGTGGCGACGGCGATGTTGATCAGCGCCTGCAAGCCGAGCATGACCCCGATTCCGCAACCCATGTACCACGCCGTGGGTACCGCAGCCCGCTCAGCGATCTTGAAGGTCCGCCCGGCCAGCCACAAGAACATCAGCAGCAACCCGACCCCGCCGGCAAGGCCCAATTCGCCACCGATCACGCAGAAGATGCTATCCGTGTGCGGAGCGGGCAGTGGCCCCCACTTGTCAGGGCTCATCCCCAGTCCGAGACCGCAGATGCCGCCCCGAGCCAGGGTCGCCAGCATCTGGCATAGCTGGTAGCCGCCATCAAGCCGATTGCTGTCACTGTTGAGGAAGGTCTCGATTCGCTGCCAGCGCGCCGGTGACGACATGGCATACACCACGCCCACGAGCCCGCCGCAGCCCGCGAGAGCCGACACCAGCAGCAGGCTGAAGCCACGGATGAACAGCATGCTCAGGGTCACGCCCACCACCAGCAGCGACATCCCGAGGTCTTTCTGCAGGAACAGCAGAGCGATCAGGAACACGCCCAGGGCACCCGAGACACGGCCCAGCATGTGCAGCAGGGTGTAGCGCTTGTCGACAGGTCGGGCGAGGATCCGCGCCAACAGCAGGATGTAGACCAGTTTGACGAACTCACTCGGCTGGATGCGAACGCCCTCGCTGAGCCTCAGCCAGCAAGCCGAACCGGCTGTCTCGTCGGCGAAGGGTCCGAACCGACACAGGATCATCGCCAGGAGCCCCAGCGCGGACGCAACGCCAAGGACACCGTCTGACACCAGGCATCGCGGGCCGACGTAGGCCAGCGCGATCATTGCGACGAGGCCAAGACCCGCGAAGGCTAGCTGCCGGTACAGGAAATACAGGGGATGCGTACCGTACAGCAGGGTCTGCGCGGTCGGGAAGCTCGCCGAGAACACAAAGACGATGCCGATGACTACCAGGCACATCACGATCCGCGCATAGACGGGGTCGACGGAGTTCCGAGTCACCGGAACACCGTCCAGCAGTGTCGCACTCGGGCTCGCAAGTTGTACGGCCACGATCGCTCACTCCTGGGTGCGAGGCCTGGAGGCCAGACGCTGTGCTGCCTCCGCGAACAGGTCACCACGCCGGGCGTAGCTCTCGAACATGTCCAGCGACGAACATCCAGGGCAGAGCGCCACGGTGTCTCCGGGTACGGCCAGGGAGGCTGCCAGGCTAACCGCTTCCTCCATCGAGGACACCCGATGACACAGCTCGGGACGCCCCACGGCCTCTGCGATTCGGGGCGCACACTCCCCCATTAGGATAACCGCTTTCGCACGCTCGGCCAAGCACCGGCCGAAGTCCGCGAAATCGGTGTCCTTCTCCTTGCCGCCGCCGACCACGATCACCGGTCCCCGAATCCCCGCGAGGTCCGCGATGGCTGATGCCGGATTGGTGGCCTTCGAGTCGTCGATGTAGGTCACGCCGCCGAAGTCGCCCACGGGGGTCATCAGGTGGTCGGCGGGTCGGTAGGCACGCAAAGCTCCCGGCATCGTCTCGGCGGGCACCCCACAGATCCTGGCCGCCAGAGCCGCCGTAAGCGCATTGATCACATGATGGTCGGCCTGCAGAACAAGGTCGCTGCGTGAGGCTACCTTGCAGCTCTCCTCGCCGGGAAGCTGAAGGACCAGATCCTCGTCTTCGAGGCGAGCGTTCGCCTTCGGGTCGATCAGGGATACCGTCAGCTTCTGGGCCTCGATCTCCACTTCGGACCTTCGCCGCGCCTGCGGGTCGTCGATGCAGAAGATCGCCCAGTCTTCCGGCGTCTGATTGCGGAACAGGAGCTGCTTGGCAGCCACGTAGGCTTCGAAGTCCGGGTACCGCTCGAGGTGGTCCTCAGTGATGTTAAGCAGGGCCGCGATGTGCGGATGGAAGTGAACGGTCGTTTCGAGCTGGAAGCTGCTGATCTCGACCACAACGACCTCGAGCTCCGCCGATCGCTCCATCTGTCCGATGAGAGGCACGCCGATGTTGCCGGCGACTACGTGGCCCTTGCCGGCGCCCTGAAGCAGTGCCCCCAGCGAGGTGACCGTCGTGCCTTTCCCGCAGGTGCCGGTTACAGCAACCATCGGTGCGTCGCAGAACCGGTAGGCCAGCTCCACCTCACCAAGGATCTCAGCTCCCGCATCGCGAGCAGCCGTCACCAGGGGCGAGGCAACCGGCACGCCAGGGCTGAGGACCAGCATGTCCAAAGAGCCAGGGATCGTCTCGGCGGTGTACGGCGCCTCAACCCGTGCGGCGAGCTGCAGCGTCTGCCGAGTCTCGACCGGCAGGCTGTCCAGGGCGCGGGTATCAAAGGCCGTCACCTGCGCCCCATGCTCGGCCAGGAAGCGGACACAGGCAGCGCCCGTGCGCGCTAGACCGACCACACCCACGCGCTTGCCGGAGAGGTCCCGGTCACCAGTGTAGAGGCAGCTTCGGGCTGCGTCCGTCATGCTTGCCATCCCAGAAGGCCCCGGAGGGCCGCCAAAAGTAAGAGTGGGGTCAGAGGACCGCGGCGACCGCGAAGAGCGCGAGCCCTACAGCAGCGGCCACGATTCCGACGATCCAGAACATCCAGACGACGGCCGTCTCATTCATGCCGAGGAGCTCGAAATGGTGATGGATGGGTGCCATCCGGAAGATGCGCTTGCCGGTGGACTTGAAGCTGATCACCTGCAAGATGACGGACAGGGCCTCCATCACAAACACCACGCCGACGACAGCGAAGAGCAGCTCGACGCGGGCCATGACGGCCACCGTGGCCAGGGCCGCTCCGAGCCCCAGACTGCCGACATCACCCATCCAGACCTGCGCCGGCTTGTAGTTGAACACCAGGAACCCAAGGGTCACCCCTGCCAGAACGAGGCAGAGGGCCCCGAGGCCTGCATCACCCTCATGCGCGACCGGGAGCAGCAGCCCGAGCGCGGCCGTCGCGGTCAGACCCGCGGCGAGCCCGTCCAGCCCGTCGCTGAGGTTCACCGCATTGGCGCCGCCGACGATCACGAACACCCCAAGGGCGATCGCAGCCCACAGCGGCCACTGCCCGCTACCGATCCATGTAGCGGCTGCATGGGTCGAACTGTCCGTCAGAGCAGCGACGACTGTAACGAAGATCGCGACAGCAAACTCGGCACCCAGCCGGTAACGCGCCAGGATGCCCTTTGACTTCACATTGGTGAGCTTATGCAGGTCATCCAGCAGACCGACGAGAGCAAAGGCTGCGATGGAAAGCAGGCACAGCCACACCTTGAGGGTGAGTGCCTTGAAGAAAAGGGCGGCCAGAGGGGTTAGCACCAGCAGCGCCAACACCATGGGCAAGCCACCCATGGACGGCGTACCGGCCTTCTCCAGGTGGCTTTCCGGAACATCCTCGCGCACGTGCTGCTTGGCGGTCAGACGTCGAAGTCGCGGCAGGGCTAGCTGGATGGCAAACGTGCTTACTACACCCGCGCCGTACAGAAGGGCCACGGGAAGCAACTGCTCAGGCAACATCCACAAGCCCCCTGACGACAGCTTCCAGCTTCATCCCTCGCGAAGCTTTCACGAGAACGGTATCCCCCGGTTCCAGCACGGGCAGCAGCAGCGCCAGCGCTTCCTCCGTCCCTGACAGGGCATTGACCTGGATGCCCAGGGCTTCCGCCTCAAGGGCTGCGAAGGCTGCTTCACTGCCGATGGTGATCAGCCATTCAACACCGGCCTCCACTGCGAGTCGCCCCATCCTGCGATGGGCCTCCTCCGAGACCGGCCCCAGCTCCAACATGTCCCCGAAGACGAAGATATGCCGACCGGCGGACTGCGCCAGAACCTTGAGCGCCTCCGGCGTCGAGGTCGGGCTTGCATTGTAGGCGTCGTTGATGACAGTGAAGCCACCAGGCGACTGCAACACTTCAGACCGCATCCCGGCGCCTTCGTAGCTCTCAAGCCCCACTCGCACGGTCTCCAGCGACAACCCGGCACAGATCCCGGCGGCGGCAGCGGCCAGAGCATTCGCAATGTTGTGCCGTCCCGGTAGCTGCAGCGTGACCGGCACCCGCGCAGCCCCCAGACGAAGAGCGAAACGGGCCGGTTCGACCCCGGCGAGGTGAACATCCTCGGCCCACAGGTGGAACTCCACATCCTCCGGCGCGGGGCCAAATCCGAAGGAAGCCACGCGACAGGGCGCCATCTCACTCAGCAACCCGAAGAAGAAGTCGTCGGCGTTGAGCACCGCATGGCCCTCTGGTGGTAGCGCTGTTAGCAGTTCGGCCTTTGCCTTGGCGATGGCCTCGCGGCTTCCCAGGCGCCCAACGTGGGCCTCACCGATGTTCGTGATGACCCCAAGGTGTGGCCTGCATAGCTTGGCCAGGTACCCGATCTCGCCCGGCCCGCGCATGGCCAGCTCAAGCACGCAGTACCGGTGCTCGGGCTCAAGCTGAAGCAGCAGGCGCGGGATACCTACCTCGTTGTTCTCCGTGCCGCGAGTCACCAACGACGGAGCCTCAAGCTGCACAATGCTGCCCAGGAAGTCCTTTGTCGTCGTCTTGCCTGCGCTGCCGGTGACAGCAAGGAAGGTCGCCTTCGATTCGGAGCGACAGACCGCCCCGAGCTTCCCGTAGGCGATGAGAGTGTCGGGGACGATCAACTGCGGGCAGGCAACCTCAACCGGCCTCGACACCAGGACGGCAAGGGCACCCTTCGCGCATGCGTCGGCAACGAAGTTGTGCCCGTCATGGCTCTCACCCTTGAGGGCGACGAACAAAGAGCCGGGTGGGAGGTTACGCGTGTCGGTGGAGACGCTCTGAATCGGGGCCTCCAACTCGGGGCCACGGAGCTCAGCGTCACAGACCTGGACAAGCTGGGCGAGTGTTAGTGGTTTCATCGTGGGCTGCAGTCGCTTGCGTGATGGGTTGGGTTTGCGCCATGACGCCCGGCCGAACACCTTGCTGGGTCGTCAGTCGGTGTGCTATCCCGTGCACGTCGCCCTTTCAGCCGCGGGCTGCCATGGCCTCACGGGCCACCTCGCGGTCGTCGAAGTCGATGCGTCGATCGGCAAACTCCTGGTACGTCTCATGCCCCTTGCCCGCGATGACGACCATGTCACCGGGCTCACACATTCCGACTGCCTTGAGGATGGCCGCACGGCGGTCCACTTCCACCGTGTAGTTGTCCTTCTGGATGCCGCCCCGAATGTCCTCGATGATTGCCAGCGGATTCTCTGAGCGAGGGTTGTCGCTGGTGACCACGGTCAGGTCCGAGTTCTCGGAAGCGATCTTGCCCATGATCGGCCGCTTGCCCCGGTCGCGGTCTCCCCCACAGCCCATCACACAGATCAGACGCCGGGGTGATAGAGCCCGGGCTGCCGACAGTGTGTTCTCCAGGGCATCGGGAGTGTGTGCGTAGTCCACGATCACTGCGTAGGGCTGGCTTCCGGAGACGCGCTGGAACCGTCCCGGCACTGCCTCGAGGCTCTCCAGACCATGCACAAGGTCGTCGACCTCGACGCCGAGACCATAGCAGCAGGCCGCGGCAGCAAGGGCGTTGTGAACGTTGAAATGCCCGGTGAGGTGCAGCTTGATTGGTCGCACGACCGACCCGATGACCAACTCGAAGCTCACGCCCTGGGCCGTAGTGTTGATGCTTCGCGCCCGGACCTGGCTGCCACCGTTCGTCCCGTAACCAATCACCTTGCAGTGCGCTTCCTCAGCCACACGAACGCCCGACGGGTCATCCATGTTCACCGCGCCCACCATCGGGCGCGACGGGTCAGAGGTGTCGGCGTAGTTGGTGAAGAGCTGCAGCTTGGCCTGGAAGTACTCATCAAAGCCGGCGTGGTAATCCAGGTGGTCCTGTGTAAGGTTGGTGAACACCGACCCGGCGAAGCAGCAGCCGTAGACGCGGTCCAGATCCAGCGCGTGGCTGGACACTTCCATCGCGACGTGGGTGATGTCGGCGGCCCGCATGTCGGCCAGCAGAGCCTGCAACTCGATGGCATCCGGGGTGGTTCGCTCACCAGAGCGCCAGGCGCCAGCGATTTGGCGTCCCAACGTACCGATGACTCCGGTGCGATGCCCGGCGGCGCGGAGGATCGACTCCAGCATCAGCGACACGGTGGTCTTGCCGTTCGTACCGGTGACGCCAATCAGACTCAGCGCACGCGAGGGGTGGTCGTAGAATTCGTCGGCCAGGACGGCAGCGGCGCGACGCGAGTTCGGCACACGCAAGGACACCACACCGCAGGACGGGTCCGGCGCATAGGTCTCGTCCTCAAGGACGATCGCCCGGGCGCCGTTCTCGACGGCCTGCGGCACATAGCGATGGCCGTCCGTTGCGAAACCGCGGATCGCGACGAACAGGTCGCCCGGTCGGACGCGACGAGAGTCCGCGCAGATGCCGCTGATGGTCGGGTTATCGGCTGGTATCTGACTGAGGCCCAGAGGACGCAACAGCGACTGTAGTTCAGCAGATCGGGATTGGTTCGAGGTCATCGTGTAGACACTACGCCGTTTGGCACTCGAGTGCAAGAGAGCCCGGGAGAAGAGCCAGCCCGTTTGTGTCATGGCAGAGTACACTGTTTCCATGGCGTATCCCCCTGGTGTGTGCAGCCCTCTCTATGGCGGTTTTCAACCATTCCTGCGATGAAGTCAGGAGATACCGTACGAGCACGCCTGCGTTGCCGAAGGCTCTGTCCCGGTGCCCTGAGGCACCCTGAGTCGGCTCAGGCCGGTTGCCCCTTGTCGTCCGTTGTGTTCTTCGAAGGCGGAGCTGCATCCCACTTGGGAAATAGACCGGGCTGCGTCAGCAGGTACTCGGCGATGCGCCGCGCGATGGGTGCGGCGACATCAGAGCCATGGTCGCCCGTCTGCGGCCTCTCGACCGAGACGCTGATCACAAAGTCCGGCTGTCGGTCCACTGGCGCCGTCAGGACAAACCCCATCACATAGTCACGAGGCCCATCCATCCAGCGGTGGTTCTCATTGTCGAAGATCTGCGCGGTGGCGGTCTTCCCCCCAACGGCAAACCCGGGAATGGCGGCCGCCTTTCCGGTCCCGCCGTCGACGACGTAGCGCGCGAGGCGTCGCATGATCGCAGAGGTCTGTGGAGAGCAGACCCGCCGCAAGGCGCGAGGCTGCATGACGTAGGACTCGCCGGTCACCGGGTTCACGTAGCCGGCCGCGATGTGGGGCTGGTACATGATGCCCCCGTTCATGATGGCGCAGAGAGCCGCTGTGAGCTGCAGATCGGAGACCTGCACGCTCTGTCCGAAGCCGAGGCAAGCGAGGTCTCGCTCGCGCATCTTCGCAGGATCCCGAAGCACTCCGGCAACCTCGCCTGACAGCCCGGCCTCGGGAAGCTCACCGATACCACAACGCTTCAGGAAGGCGCAGAACCGCTCCGCTCCCAGACGCTTGGCGACCTGGGCGGCGCACAGGTTACAGGACTGGGCCAGGATGCCACCTGGTGTCAGGGCGCCGTGACCCCTGCCCGCCCACTGCCCCCAGCACTTGAGTGGACGCCCGCCAACCATCGCCGTGCCCGCACAGTAGAAGGTCGAGTTCTCGTCGATCACGCCGGCATCCAGAGCAGCAGCGATCGTGAGCAGCTTGAAGGAGCTGCCGGGGTCCATGGCACGAGCGACCGGTCGGTTCACCAGCGCAGCCTCGGAAATGGGAGCGCGGTGGCCACGGGCCTTGCTGATCTCATTGGGGTCGAAGTTCGGTCGGCACGACATGGCAAGAACCGACCCGTCGTGGGCAGACATGACCACGACGTTCGCGCCGACGGGATGCCGCAGAGCGACACACTCATCGAGCTCCTTCTCAACCAACTGCTGGACCCCGAGGTGAACCGTCAGGATCAGGTCGTTTCCCGGGGTCGGTGTCGGTCGTGTTCCCATACCCGGCCCGAGGATGCGACGTCCGGTCACGTCATAGCGATCCGCGGCCGTGACACACTTGCCGTCCATGATCTGCCGGTACCATCGCTCGACCCCGTCCGTCGGCTGCTGCTCAGCATTGCAGAAGCCCAGCACGCCCGAGGCAAGGGGACCAAAGGGGTACTCACGGCGTTCAGTGGTCTCGAAGAACACTCCCGGGATCTTGAGGTGCTTGAGGTCCTCAGCTCGCGTCGTATCGATTCGTGCGACGAGCGGCGCATACTTGCCGCCCTGACAGATCCGACCCATAACCTCATCGTAGGGGAGGCCGAGAGTCGCGGAGATCGCGGTGGCTGCACGCCTGATTGCGGGGTTCTGTGGCAGCTGCTCCGGGGGCAACTCGTCAACCCGGCACTTGCTGACCTTCGCAGCCCATTTGCGCAAGTCGTCGGGAGACAGGGACACGGTGCTGGCGGTAACGCTCTCCGCCAGAACCCGGTACATGCAGTCGAGGATGCGACCTCGTGGGCCGCGGATTTCCTTCGTGGACCCGGCCGGTGCTGCAGCTCTCGCCAGGTAGTGGTCCGGCCGGACTACCTGGATATACGACAAGCGCCCGACCAACAGCAAGCTGCACGCCGCTAGCGCGGCGACGAAGGCATTGGCTCGCTTCCTGGACAGGCGCAGGGACTCCATAGATTCACAACTCAGTAGCCGGCCCGCCCCAGCGAGGGTTGCCGGTGGACTGGGGGCTTTGCCGTTCACTGTTGCAGGTGCCAAGGGGCTGCAGGAACTGGCTGGAAGACAAAGACGGCGCGCTCGGTAGCGCGCCGGTCAGCGTTCACCTTTGCCGCCTGTGAGACGCAGGGCGGCCAGCTTCGTAGACCCCGGTTGCGGCCGTGGGCGTTGAGCGAGCGCAGGGGCGGAGGTTCCCGTCACCTCGGCCAGAACAGAACTCTCGACCGGCGGCAACTGGGGACACGGCACAACGTCCTGCTGGACTACGAGCGTTCTCTGGAGGGTGTCCGCAGTCTGGTAGGGAACGGCGCAAGGGTTCAGGACCAGAGAGAGCTCACGACGTGCCTGCATCTGCTCAAACTTGGCCTTTGCGAGCTTGTGGTCCATCACACCGACCTGCGCGTCCAGATCCGCAGCACGCCATGCCAGCACGAGGTACCCAAGCGCCATGACGCCCAGCACACCAATCGTCACGAAGCCCCTTGCATGGGTGCGGCTAACCATCCCAGTACCCCCTGTAGGTCTGGCGGTAGTTCGCCACGGGTCCCCCCATGCCCGGCCGGCTTTGGCCTGACATGGCACCGTGACCAGAACCACAGCATCTGCGTGTGGGAGGTCGCCGGTCCTTCAGCGTCAGGTACCTAGACACATACCCGGTCGGACCGGCGGCTGTCAAGACCCCCGTCGAAGCGCGCCCAGCGAATCGACGGAGGAAAGGCCTGCAGAGACGATGCACCGACTGCGACGAGGGCCATTGGGCATGGGTGAGCGCGCAGGACCCCGCACAGACTGTCGGTACGGCTGGGACGGGCAGGCATCAACTGGCGTGTGTAGAAAGCTTCAACCGTTGGGAACCTTGACCGTGACTGCGGTGTGTGCTACATTAGCTGCGAAGTGTGGTGTGACGCATGAGTGCGGTGGTCTGTTCTTGATCGTTGCTGCGGTGTAGGCTGCGAGGTTGCTGCGGTAACGGTTGACGCCCGCCTGTCCCTTCTCTCCGATGACGCGGCCTGGAGCGTCGTCGGAAAACTCGGTCTCAGCACCCGCGCGACGAGCACCGAGACGGGATTACGTTGGGCACCACTGGCCATTCTCCGTACAGGGGCTCCCTGCCTGAGCAGGGGGCCTTTCTTTTTGCCTGGCACCTTCCGGACTTGGCGACGCGACCCTCAGAGCTTCTCGGCGGCATGAAGCCTCACCGAGCGGGCCGCCGGATTGGCACTGACCTCCTCCGCCGTCGGATACAGAGGCTTGGGCGTCAGCACCTTGATCACGGGTTTCTTATCGCAGGTACAGGGGAGGGCAGGTGGACACTGGCAAGGGTTGGCAAGCCGGCGCAGAAGCTGTCGAGACACACGGTGTTCGGCGCCGTTCCAACTGAGGACTACCAGCCGGGAGCGAGAGGAGAGGAGACGAAAGGCAGCCTCAATTCCGGCCTCCAACTCTGGGAGTTCTTCATTTACTGCGGATCGAATCGCCATCAGATAGGGCGCCGCATCGATACGTCGTACGGGCCTAACTCCGGCGACCGCTGCTGCGATGATGTCTGCGAGTTGTGCTGTCGATTGGATCGCCGAGCGCTCACGCGCCCTTGCGATCCTGGCTGCGACCTTGTGGGCCTCCCGCCCTCTCCCAATACCTGCGAAGATTCGGGCCAAGTCCTTTTCAAGGTACTCGTTGACAACGCGTGACGCCGTCAAGCTCGTAGCGTCCGAGCGATCCATGCGCATGTCCAGGGACTGCTCGCTATCGACGGAAAAGCCCCGCACGGGATCTCGAAGGACGTCCATGGAGATGCCCGCGTCGATCAGGCACCCATCGACCGACCCTATCCCCCGCTCCTCCAGTAACTCCTCAGCCTGCGACATCCGCCCATGTATGAGAAGGACCCTCTGCTTCAAATCACCCAAGGCTGCGGCCGCTCGAGACAGGGACTCCGCATCACGATCCAGACCAACGACAAAGGCACCATGCTGAACCAGTTGGATCGTGTGCCCGGCCATCCCCAGCGTCATGTCAAGGAAGGTCATGCCCTCGGCAGGCCGGAGGTATTCGACAACCTCATTCACCATTGCCGGCAGGTGCACCGGCGACATTGGCGGTCCCCTCAGAGGCCTGCTTCCCGAACAGCTTTCGCGCCAGTTCCTTGAAGGTCACACTCTTGGCGCTCATGAACTGACGGAAGCTCTCGGCCTCCCAGAATTCGATGTAGTCCCCCGCGTCAAAGAACTGGACCTCGCGCTTCTCATCATCGAAGCCCGCCCACTTGAGCAAAGCATCCGGGAAACGCAACCGACCGTTGCCGTCGAGATCGACTTCACAGGTCATCGACGCAAAGAAGCGGACGAAGTCGGCAACGTCGGGGTCGTCCATATCTTGCTGTGCGAGACGGCGCATGAACCCGTCCCAGGTCTTGGGGGCGTAGGCGCGGATGCAGTTATCGAAGCCCGGGGCCAGGACAAGCTTGCGGGGATACACCTGCAGCAGGACGTCCGGGATTACCGTCCGCCCATTGCTGTCCAGTTTGCGGATGACGGCCCCTCCCAGTTGAAACACTGGGCACCCTCCCAAGGCGCTGACCGCGGACACATCTCGCAGTGCCTGCAAACCATAACAGAAAGCACCCCCCATGTCAAGTGAATCAGGGGGATATTGAGGTAGATACTGGCGAGCAGTGGTTGAGAGCGGGATGTGGTCCACCAGAACCGACCCTTCACCCGGCGCCGCTCTTTGCGCGGAATGTGAACAACCTCGGGGCTTTCTGACGTCCTACAGGAAGGTAGACACCCCCGGAAAGACGAATACGTCGACGTGCGGGGAAACGGAAAGAGACCGCAAGGGAGGACCTGAGATGTGCAGACTGCTCGGACGGGTTGCGGTGG contains these protein-coding regions:
- the murG gene encoding undecaprenyldiphospho-muramoylpentapeptide beta-N-acetylglucosaminyltransferase — encoded protein: MRAILMGGGTAGHLFPSVAVAQRLVADTGAEVLFIGAEGRLDSKILTEHHLPHRLIPARPFPYGLSLKSLAALWALWQSARRCLPILREFKPDVVFGAGGYVSVAGILAASQLHIPTVCHASDAHPDRANRLLARWATRITTHYEVAAAQFPPEKTTVTGQPVRREFLQTTTEASRAQLGIAPEAFVLLVSGGSQGARTLNYATVEALPRLLELPDVHVLHLTGSLDYEDIARKASEAVGDTPRYQCLAFHEEPWVPIAAADLALTRGGASSLAEMSVLGLPMLIVPYPYAAAHQKLNAAPLVDRGAALVVDNADLTAQWLLDRVSELQADRVKLLAMREAARLASQPDAAERIAAILEEVAKARAET
- a CDS encoding FtsW/RodA/SpoVE family cell cycle protein, with translation MAVQLASPSATLLDGVPVTRNSVDPVYARIVMCLVVIGIVFVFSASFPTAQTLLYGTHPLYFLYRQLAFAGLGLVAMIALAYVGPRCLVSDGVLGVASALGLLAMILCRFGPFADETAGSACWLRLSEGVRIQPSEFVKLVYILLLARILARPVDKRYTLLHMLGRVSGALGVFLIALLFLQKDLGMSLLVVGVTLSMLFIRGFSLLLVSALAGCGGLVGVVYAMSSPARWQRIETFLNSDSNRLDGGYQLCQMLATLARGGICGLGLGMSPDKWGPLPAPHTDSIFCVIGGELGLAGGVGLLLMFLWLAGRTFKIAERAAVPTAWYMGCGIGVMLGLQALINIAVATVSVPCTGLTLPFISYGGSSLLSSMMAAGIVLSISRYKPLEREE
- the murD gene encoding UDP-N-acetylmuramoyl-L-alanine--D-glutamate ligase — protein: MTDAARSCLYTGDRDLSGKRVGVVGLARTGAACVRFLAEHGAQVTAFDTRALDSLPVETRQTLQLAARVEAPYTAETIPGSLDMLVLSPGVPVASPLVTAARDAGAEILGEVELAYRFCDAPMVAVTGTCGKGTTVTSLGALLQGAGKGHVVAGNIGVPLIGQMERSAELEVVVVEISSFQLETTVHFHPHIAALLNITEDHLERYPDFEAYVAAKQLLFRNQTPEDWAIFCIDDPQARRRSEVEIEAQKLTVSLIDPKANARLEDEDLVLQLPGEESCKVASRSDLVLQADHHVINALTAALAARICGVPAETMPGALRAYRPADHLMTPVGDFGGVTYIDDSKATNPASAIADLAGIRGPVIVVGGGKEKDTDFADFGRCLAERAKAVILMGECAPRIAEAVGRPELCHRVSSMEEAVSLAASLAVPGDTVALCPGCSSLDMFESYARRGDLFAEAAQRLASRPRTQE
- the mraY gene encoding phospho-N-acetylmuramoyl-pentapeptide-transferase; this translates as MLPEQLLPVALLYGAGVVSTFAIQLALPRLRRLTAKQHVREDVPESHLEKAGTPSMGGLPMVLALLVLTPLAALFFKALTLKVWLCLLSIAAFALVGLLDDLHKLTNVKSKGILARYRLGAEFAVAIFVTVVAALTDSSTHAAATWIGSGQWPLWAAIALGVFVIVGGANAVNLSDGLDGLAAGLTATAALGLLLPVAHEGDAGLGALCLVLAGVTLGFLVFNYKPAQVWMGDVGSLGLGAALATVAVMARVELLFAVVGVVFVMEALSVILQVISFKSTGKRIFRMAPIHHHFELLGMNETAVVWMFWIVGIVAAAVGLALFAVAAVL
- the murF gene encoding UDP-N-acetylmuramoyl-tripeptide--D-alanyl-D-alanine ligase, whose amino-acid sequence is MKPLTLAQLVQVCDAELRGPELEAPIQSVSTDTRNLPPGSLFVALKGESHDGHNFVADACAKGALAVLVSRPVEVACPQLIVPDTLIAYGKLGAVCRSESKATFLAVTGSAGKTTTKDFLGSIVQLEAPSLVTRGTENNEVGIPRLLLQLEPEHRYCVLELAMRGPGEIGYLAKLCRPHLGVITNIGEAHVGRLGSREAIAKAKAELLTALPPEGHAVLNADDFFFGLLSEMAPCRVASFGFGPAPEDVEFHLWAEDVHLAGVEPARFALRLGAARVPVTLQLPGRHNIANALAAAAAGICAGLSLETVRVGLESYEGAGMRSEVLQSPGGFTVINDAYNASPTSTPEALKVLAQSAGRHIFVFGDMLELGPVSEEAHRRMGRLAVEAGVEWLITIGSEAAFAALEAEALGIQVNALSGTEEALALLLPVLEPGDTVLVKASRGMKLEAVVRGLVDVA
- a CDS encoding UDP-N-acetylmuramoyl-L-alanyl-D-glutamate--2,6-diaminopimelate ligase, translating into METVYSAMTQTGWLFSRALLHSSAKRRSVYTMTSNQSRSAELQSLLRPLGLSQIPADNPTISGICADSRRVRPGDLFVAIRGFATDGHRYVPQAVENGARAIVLEDETYAPDPSCGVVSLRVPNSRRAAAVLADEFYDHPSRALSLIGVTGTNGKTTVSLMLESILRAAGHRTGVIGTLGRQIAGAWRSGERTTPDAIELQALLADMRAADITHVAMEVSSHALDLDRVYGCCFAGSVFTNLTQDHLDYHAGFDEYFQAKLQLFTNYADTSDPSRPMVGAVNMDDPSGVRVAEEAHCKVIGYGTNGGSQVRARSINTTAQGVSFELVIGSVVRPIKLHLTGHFNVHNALAAAACCYGLGVEVDDLVHGLESLEAVPGRFQRVSGSQPYAVIVDYAHTPDALENTLSAARALSPRRLICVMGCGGDRDRGKRPIMGKIASENSDLTVVTSDNPRSENPLAIIEDIRGGIQKDNYTVEVDRRAAILKAVGMCEPGDMVVIAGKGHETYQEFADRRIDFDDREVAREAMAARG